From the Lolium rigidum isolate FL_2022 chromosome 2, APGP_CSIRO_Lrig_0.1, whole genome shotgun sequence genome, one window contains:
- the LOC124689259 gene encoding uncharacterized protein LOC124689259 codes for MAPPAPHLADEILEEIFIRLPTAAAIARASTACASFRRIITARPFLRRFHKLHPPPLLGFIADKGGFHPAGEPHPSAPLARAFADAADFSYSFVPKPNDGPLSPWCPRDARDGRVLLECGDCGHQFGISSVFTRLAVCDPLSRRYVLLPPIPKKMTVQQDRLLEFEPMLAPIGDDGDEDETSFKVICTAYYKIKLVAFVFSSVTGQWHIAASPSWRSLGTVEPSWKRMYRFNYLRGCFYWTSLWCDKLKLLVLDTGTMKFSAVDVLADHPQLTNQPRQSVCMSTVVEGSEGALEMFTLVGVEEPTSFHLYHTTQQNIGGSSSEWLQKNVIALPRGCLYSTVGATEGFLFLRCVGRAQWDDTLHRFVLGFDKDVEFFSLDVKTFELKQVCRATYYNFPTRVHSYFGFPLPLSKPSL; via the coding sequence ATGGCCCCGCCGGcgccgcacctcgccgacgaGATCCTAGAAGAGATATTCATCCGCCTGCCGACCGCGGCCGCGATCGCCCGCGCCTCCACCGCCTGCGCCTCCTTCCGCCGCATCATCACCGCGCGCCCCTTCCTGCGCCGCTTCCACAAACTCCACCCGCCGCCACTCCTGGGATTCATCGCCGACAAAGGTGGCTTCCACCCCGCCGGGGAACCCCATCCCTCCGCCCCGCTTGCCCGTGCCTTCGCAGACGCCGCAGACTTCTCCTACTCCTTCGTCCCCAAGCCCAACGATGGACCGCTCAGTCCCTGGTGTCCCCGTGACGCCCGCGACGGCCGCGTCCTCCTCGAGTGCGGCGACTGCGGCCACCAGTTCGGAATCAGTTCTGTCTTCACACGCCTGGCGGTGTGCGATCCCTTGTCTCGGAGATACGTGCTGCTCCCACCCATACCCAAGAAAATGACAGTCCAGCAGGATCGCCTTCTTGAATTCGAGCCTATGCTCGCTCCCATTGGCGATGATGGGGATGAGGATGAGACCTCGTTCAAGGTGATCTGCACAGCGTACTACAAAATCAAGCTGGTGGCGTTCGTCTTCTCTTCAGTCACTGGACAATGGCATATTGCTGCATCTCCCAGCTGGAGATCTTTGGGCACAGTTGAGCCCTCTTGGAAACGGATGTACCGTTTCAACTACTTGCGTGGCTGCTTCTACTGGACATCTCTTTGGTGCGACAAGTTGAAGTTGCTCGTGCTGGACACGGGCACAATGAAGTTTTCCGCCGTCGATGTTCTCGCGGACCATCCGCAGCTTACAAATCAGCCTCGACAGAGCGTATGCATGTCCACCGTCGTTGAGGGTTCAGAAGGAGCCCTTGAGATGTTTACTCTCGTTGGTGTTGAAGAACCTACCTCATTTCATCTCTATCATACCACTCAACAAAACATCGGTGGATCTTCCAGCGAGTGGCTGCAGAAAAATGTCATAGCCTTGCCTCGCGGATGTCTTTATTCCACAGTGGGTGCAACTGAGGGATTCTTATTTCTTCGTTGTGTTGGAAGAGCTCAGTGGGATGATACTTTACACAGGTTCGTGTTGGGCTTCGATAAGGATGTTGAATTTTTTTCTCTGGATGTCAAGACTTTTGAACTTAAGCAGGTCTGTAGAGCAACATACTATAATTTCCCCACTCGTGTTCACTCCTACTTTGGCTTCCCACTGCCATTGTCGAAACCAAGCCTATGA
- the LOC124686013 gene encoding NAD(P)H-quinone oxidoreductase subunit S, chloroplastic-like produces the protein MAPAPTTPSFLRPPPALPHHRVRLPAPPPSASFRLAEILGGRGLCNGEVGIRKELSSPSPPPPSTPTPRESSSPGTADEPPAVDPDAFEKEMMGLTGGFPGGEVGLKDFVAKNPPPRPPKKAQPASPTAAVPAERPRAPELPLFLPGMVVLVKNPMNAYHMYCGIVQRVTDGRVGVLFEGGNWDRLITFGVGELEGREKGPPMVNPKSVVLEALVGDDEEEAEKKKQAEGAAAKA, from the coding sequence ATGGCGCCCGCGCCCACCACCCCCTCCTTCCTCCGCCCTCCGCCGGCGCTACCCCACCATCGCGTCCGCCTCCCCGCGCCTCCTCCCTCCGCGTCCTTCCGCCTCGCCGAAATCCTCGGCGGCCGCGGCCTCTGCAACGGCGAGGTCGGCATCCGCAAGGAGCTCTCCTCGCCCAGCCCGCCTCCTCCGTCCACGCCCACGCCCAGAGAATCATCCTCGCCAGGCACCGCAGATGAGCCGCCAGCCGTCGACCCGGACGCTTTCGAGAAGGAGATGATGGGCCTCACGGGCGGCTTCCCCGGCGGCGAGGTCGGGCTCAAGGACTTCGTGGCCAAGAACCCGCCTCCTCGTCCCCCCAAGAAAGCCCAGCCGGCCTCCCCCACGGCCGCGGTTCCGGCGGAGCGGCCGAGGGCGCCGGAGCTGCCGCTGTTCCTCCCGGGCATGGTGGTGCTGGTCAAGAACCCCATGAACGCCTACCACATGTACTGCGGGATCGTGCAGCGCGTCACCGACGGGAGGGTCGGCGTGCTCTTCGAGGGGGGCAACTGGGACAGGCTCATCACcttcggcgtcggcgagctcgaggGCAGGGAGAAGGGCCCGCCCATGGTGAACCCCAAGTCGGTGGTGCTCGAGGCGCTCGTCGGggacgatgaggaggaggccgagaagaAGAAGCAAGCGGAAGGCGCCGCCGCAAAGGCCTGA